From Bombyx mori chromosome 27, ASM3026992v2:
CCTATATTTTGAATTGATTATAGAAGTGATTACTCCCCCTCTCCCCACAATGATTGCATTTCATTAGTAACTAATATCAATATTAATGATCAAAAGAGAAATATTGCTTGCATTAAATATCCAACAGCTGATTCGCGCACTGAACACAATTATATTAAACTAAACGACGAAGCTTGGCGATGTTTCCACAGCTCCCGAAGGTCGTATGTTATAATAACATGCCCTCAGAGCAAATTCCTTAAATAATTTgaagagaaaataataataatgtgccttaatgtaaaaaatatatttggctTGTGATAAATTGATATACACAGTAAATCTATTAATGATGGACagtaattattatctttattaaataataataatattttatgttaaataagaAATTGAGAATAactaatactttattttagcaattatactttattataactttataaatgaatgttttaaaatgtaattcaaTGGGATAACTTTGAAAgtgaataatgtaataaatatttatcctTATACAACACACTGAACGGAGTGAATCAACTTAGTTTTAAAggcattaatataatttatatagatCTCTACAAACGAAGAGGTCACTAATTTTGTGTGAAGTCAGCATTAATATATGACAATAATATGgctcaaatttataaattaattaaaaagtagACCTTTTACCTGCTGTTGTCATAGATAAATATATTCGTTGTGGTATCTGATtgaaatttgatattttttgatTCAATAAAGTGTTTCTATACCTAATATTTGCATGTTGCTCGTTGTGGCCTtgataaatttacataatattaagattttaattataGATTAATTAAACTCGTATGTCTTCCAAATTAATTAATGTAGTTGTTTATTATaccttattaaaatattcaatgtAATTGTTTTAATGATTCATAAAAATAGACAATATGACTGATGTAGCTAGTGATCATAGTCAGACaacaatgaaatattatttgtctgctTGTgaccaaaattaaaattagtttacgTAACTTCAAAATTTGTTTCAAGAAGTCATGTCTAGTCGATTTGATTCCGGATTACAAATATAGAACGCAGGTAACTGAGACAGGCTGTAAATAACTTTGAtatgaataaaattgtttttcgaTTGAATTTCTactattaattttcaaaaatacaCATTAAACGCTTATATTTCTTTTCCTACTTAATAGTTCAAAATTATTCGAATGAAGCAATAGGGtaattatttttagataaaaattatgtttagaGGCTCTAAATCTTCTGTGACCTTAGAGGTTTTAAAGAAATGGTGTAGACAGTAAATGTATTTAAGACTTGAATATCTTGATGCCGTCcttaaatgtaatatttctattattttgtaatacatttagaaaaatgtatatacatattttttatgttttgttcaAACTGTTCATTTGTCAAAGAGTAAATTTTTATCTGTAATCGCCAATCACCTTGTTCTCTGGTTCTAAGATATATACAAATACGATTAACATCAGTTAACAGTAGCTgcttaaaacttaaaaactaagaatttaaatatgttttaatttataattttaatacaacgATAACTTTGTAAGCTTTCCTTGaaaattcatattatattttcaacttTAACACATACACAAACTAATTAGGGATTTTGTACACATTATCTTAGTGtactattttataaatatatttttaagactatatttcgtgttttatttaaatattaatatatttattgttgaaTGCGCAGCTCTCTTAAATTGTGAGGCTCCAAAGAACAAATGGTATGTGTACAGTGCAGTGCCTTAAATTTCCATTATCCATTGGTTTATAATTACATTACGCTAAATTGCTTTCGACCGTTCGACATTGTGATGTAAAATCGTTGGCTGTATGTGTTAGGTTTCTTTTACTCAGTTTGTAAGACATATTTGAAAAGGTTTTAAAAGTGATTAAATGGTGTCAACTGTCAAAGCGAGTTTGTTTTGTAAagataatttatgttttataatttataaagtaaatttatgagaaaaaaatgTCCACTAAAGTTGCTGTCGTAATTGGAGCTAATAAAGGCATAGGTTTCGCAATTGTCCGAGGACTCTGCAAACGCTTCAACGGAACTGTTTATTTGACATCGCGTGACGAAGAGCGTGGGAAAATAGCAGTGGAAACTTTGAAAAACGAAGGCTTAAACCCGAGCTACCACCAACTTGATATAACAAACAAGAAAAGCGTGGAAAGTTTTCGGGATTACATAAAAACCAAATATGAAGGAATtgatattttgataaataatgCAGCCATAGCATTTAAACAGAACGCAACAGAACCGGTCGCAGTTCAAGCCGAACAAACTTTGTACGTTAATTTCTTTTCGTTAACATCAACTTGTGAGATACTGTTCCCCATAGTTAAAAATGGTGGGAGGGTTATTAACGTGTCTAGTAGTGCCGGTCACCTTAGCAGAATTCCAAGTGAAAACTTGAGGAATAAACTCAAAGACTCCAAACTGACCTTGCCAGAACTGATTGCCCTCATGCAAAAGTATGTGGATGATGCGAAGCAAGGTATTCAAGCTGAAGAGTGGGGTAATTCTTCATATGCTGTGTCTAAAGTAGGAGTCACTGCTCTTACCAAGGTTCAGCAGAGAATGCTTTCTGACAGAGGTAAGCTGAATTTTGTGCTAATTAGTGACTATGTAGGAAGCCTGTGTTTATCCCGACCTATTTGTGGATGCCTCAATCAAAACTACTGTCACTACTTGCAATGATTTTGGAAGTCAATATGCATTCTGTTTATCTTAAGCAATTTTctctttaaatataaattttattatatctaaaATGTTAACTGAAATTTctatattaattgaattttaaataatgatgtgATGTTATACAACACAATGCAACagctaactatactgagactttagaacttatatctcaaggtgggtggtgcatttacgttgtagatgtctatgggcttaacacttaacaccagataaccacttaacaccaggtgagctgtaagcttgtccacccatctaagcaataaaaaaaaaatacacagtaCACAAATAATGCAGGCTACCATAATGAAACAAAGAGAAACAAATGCAAGTAATATACAAGCAAGTACATATACAATATGCCTTCATTTGTTAATACCCTCTTTTTTGTGTTAGTAGAGGATAACAGTATTCATTACCTTCTCCCAATCCTTTTACCTCAAGCCAGTCTCAATTATCctgtaaaaatgttatttcacCGTCAGTCCAGAATAAATAACTGCTTGTGGCAGAAAAAGCCCCAATGGTGGTGTGAtactcagatttttttttaaataatac
This genomic window contains:
- the LOC101745818 gene encoding carbonyl reductase [NADPH] 1; this encodes MSTKVAVVIGANKGIGFAIVRGLCKRFNGTVYLTSRDEERGKIAVETLKNEGLNPSYHQLDITNKKSVESFRDYIKTKYEGIDILINNAAIAFKQNATEPVAVQAEQTLYVNFFSLTSTCEILFPIVKNGGRVINVSSSAGHLSRIPSENLRNKLKDSKLTLPELIALMQKYVDDAKQGIQAEEWGNSSYAVSKVGVTALTKVQQRMLSDRDIKVNAVHPGYVDTDMTSHKGVLTIDEGASAPLFLALDAPDSVRGQYVWNDCKIVSWDE